The genomic segment AAGTGTCCTCACTTTCGCCCTGCACATGCGACGCCTCAGGGTGACATTCAATGTGCTGCGGCCCAGTTGGGGCCTGTGCCTGTGTCGACCACGAGGGGGACGTCGAGTTTGGCCGCCTGCTCCATCGCGTTCTTCAAGAAGTCGCGCACGCGCTCAGCGTCCTTCTCCGGCGCCTCGATCACGAGCTCGTCGTGGACCTGGAGCAGGAGCCTGGACTCCCTCGATACCTGCGAGAGTTTCTCATGCACCTCGATCATGGCGATCTTGATGATGTCCGCCGCGCTCCCCTGGAAGACCGTATTGAATGCCATGCGCTCGGCTATCTGCCGGAGCTGGCCGTTGGTGCTCGCGATGTCCGGGAAGAAGCGGCGGCGGCCGAAGATCGTCTCCACCCTGCCCTCCTTGCGCGCGCGCTCTATCACCTCGTCGCGATACGCCGCAACCTTGGGATACTTGGCGAAGTAGTTCTCTATATAGTCGGCCGCCTCGCCCTGCGAGATGTCCAGCTGCTGAGCCAGCCCATATGAGGTCTGACCGTAGATCGTGGCGAAGTTGACGGTCTTGCCCACGCCCCGCTGCTCGCGGCTGACCTTGTCCACCGGGACCTTGAATATGCCGGAGGCCGTGAGCGCGTGCACGTCGCGCCCCTCTGCAAAGGCCTTGATCAGGGCCTCCTCCTTGGAGAGGTGCGCGAGCACCCGAAGCTCGATCTGCGAGTAGTCGGCGGAGATGAGCACGAAGCCGGGGTCGGCTATGAAGGCCTCCCTGATCCTTCTCCCTTCGTCCGTGCGCGCCGGTATGTTCTGCAGGTTCGGATCAGAGGAGGAGAGCCTCCCTGTGGCAGCGGTCGCCTGATTGAACGTGGTGTGCACCCTGCCTGTCGCGGGGTTCACGAGTTCCTGCAGGGAGTCAACGTACGTGGACTTGAGCTTGCCGAGCTGCCGCCACCTGAGCACGAGCATGGGCAGCTCGTGGCGATGGGCCAGATCCTCCAGCACCTGCTGGCTCGTGGAGAAACCGGTCTTGGTCCTCTTGCCGCCCGGGAGCGAGAGCTTCTCGAAGAGTATCTCGCCCAGCTGCTTCGGCGAGTTGATGTTGAACTCCTCCCCGGCCAGGGCGTGTATCTTGACCTCGAGCTGATCCAGCTCCTCCTGAAACTCCTTGCCCAGCCCGGCCAGCATCTTTGAATCGATGCGCATGCCCGCTATCTGCATATCCACGAGCACATGCAAGAGCGGCATCTCCATATTATAGAGGAGGTCAGTGAGCTTCTCCTCTTCGATGCGCCTGCGGAATATGTTGCTCAGCCGGAGGGCCACGTCCGCATCCTCGCACGCGTAGTCGCGGCACTCCTCTGGGTCCATCTCAGTGAAGAGCCTCTGCTTCGCGCCCTTCCCCACCACCTCCTCGTAGCGGATCGTGGTGTGGGCCAGGTGCCTGCTGGACAGGGGGTCGAGCCCATGTCTCTCAGAGGGGTCTATGAGATACGAGGCGAGCATGGTGTCGAGATCGACCCCCTGCACCTCGAAGCCAAGCCTCCGGAGGATCGTGAGGTCGTAGTTGAGATTCTGGCCGATCTTCTTTATGTGGCCATCTTTCAAAAGGGCGCCTATCTCCTGCGCGACCATGTCATAGGGAAGCTGTTGAGAGAGGAGTGTTGTGTGCCCCACCGGCACATAGACCGCCGACCCCTCCTCCCAGGCCAGCGCAAAACCGGCGATGTTGGCCCTCATGGGATCAAGGGAGTCAGTCTCAAGATCAATCGATAAAACACCTTTATTTATTATATTGTTAACAACATCATTTAAAGCTTTTTCTTCAGTCACCAGGCGGTATTTCGCAAACGAGATGGATGACTGCGGGGCGAGCTGATCCAATAACCTCGTGAATTCGAGCTCTTTGAATATCACCTGCATCTTCGCCTGATCAGGCTCCGCCCTCTCGAGCTCCTTCAAGTCGAGCTTTAACTCCACGTCCGTATCTATCGTGACCAGCTGCCTTGATAGCAGGGCCTCCTTCGTATGCTCGGCAATGGCCTTCCCCACCTTGCCATCTATGCGGTCGGCCTGGGCCAGGACCTCGTCGAGCGAGCCGTATTGTGCGATGAGTTTCGACGCGGTCTTTGCCCCTATCCCGGGCACGCCCGGCACGTTGTCCGATGCGTCGCCGGCGAGAGAGAGCACGTCCACCACCCTGCCCGGTGAGACGCCGAAGCGCCCCTTCACCTCTTCCTCGCCTATCCAGAGCTCCTTCATCTCGTCCAGTATGCGGACATTTGGGCCCACGAGCTGCATCAGGTCCTTGTCGCCGGAGACTATGACGACATTGAGATCGCTGGAGGCGAACCTCCGGGCGAGGGTGCCGATCAAGTCGTCCGCCTCGAAGCCCGGCTTCTTGACCGCGGGGATGGCCAGGGCGTCGACGATCGGCTCCACGTAAGGGAACTGCCGGACGAGGTCGTCCGGCGGCGCCTCGCGGTTGGCCTTGTATTCCACGTACAGCTCGTCGCGGAATGTGGGCTCGGCGGTGTCGAAACATATCGCCACGTAGTCGGGGCCGTGCTCACGCATGAGCTTGAGCAGCATGTTCGTGAAGCCGTAGAGCGCGTTGGTCGGCTGTCCCTTCGATGTGGCGAGCGAGCGTATGGCGTAATAGGCGCGGAAGACGTAGTTCGCACCGTCGATGAGAAAGAGTGTCTTAGGCTTTTTTGCCATGTGCGAAGAAATCCTCGGCCATGCCCACGACCGTGAGCGACCCTGAGACCACGAGGGAATCCTCCGGGGCCATGCGGCCCAGCGTCTTCTCCAGGGCGGAGGAAACCTCCTCCTCCACGCTTATCTTCACGTCCGAAGATCTGGCGACCGCGGCCAGGTCCTTGGGCGAAGCGGCCCTGTCGGAGGGGGCCCTGACGCAGACGACCTCGCGGAAGAGCGGCGCCAGCTGCCTCATGATCCCGGCCACGTCCTTGTCCGCCAAAATCCCCACGAGGAGAACCGCCCGCTCGCGCGGAATCCGGGAGCGCACGTACGAGGCCAGGGTCTCGGCGGCCGCGACGTTGTGCGCACCGTCCAGGATCACCGTGGGCCTCTCCCGGACCTTCTCCAGGCGGCCGGGCCAGCGCGTCTCGACGAGCGCATCCTCCATATCCTTTATCTTGAAACCCAAACCCGAGAGTATGTCGGCGGCCTCCATGGCGCAGGCCGCGTTCTGCCTCTGGTGCTCGCCGTCCAGGCCGAGCGGCGTGTTGATCGTGTCCGGGGTCGCGAGCACCAGCGGCGACCCCACGTCGTCGCAGACCCTGCGGATCGTCTCCATCACGTCGGGGGGCTGGTACGCCACCACCGTCGGCACCCCCCTCTTTATTATCCCGCACTTCTCGCGCGCTATCTCCTTCAGCGTCGTCCCCAGGTATCTCGTGTGGTCCAGCGCTATGGGGGTGATGATGACCGCGAGCGGTTCGACCAGGTTCGTCGCGTCGAGCCGGCCGCCCATTCCGGTCTCGTAGATCGTCACGTCCACCTTGTTCCTGGAGAAGTGCATGAACGAGGCGAGAGTGAGCATCTCGAAGTAGGTGAGCATCCTCTCGTCCGGCAGCGAGCCCCTTATCTCGGTGAGCGCGCTCGCGAACTCCTCGGCGCTCATCATCCGGCGGTCGATCTGGATGCGCTCCCTCACGTCTATGAGGTGAGGCGAGGTATAGAGCCCGACGCGGTACCCGCTCTTGCCGAGGATCGAGGAGAGGAAGGCGGCGGTCGAGCCCTTGCCGTTGGTGCCGCCTATGTGCACGCTCTTCTGCCCCTGCTGAGGATCGCCCATGATGTGGCAGGCCTCGGTGACCGGCCCCAGCTCCATCCTCATGGCATTGGGCTGGAGCGAATCCAGATAGGTCAACGTCTGTCTGTAGTCCAAGATATCCCCCGATATTTCGTCACAAAATTTTGATCACCAGTGCGGTCGCGTCATCGCGCAGGGGATCAGGGTCGGAGAAGGACTGCGCGCTCTCGACGACCACGTCCGCTATCTGGCGCGCGTTGCCGACCACCGCATCCCTCAGGCATTCCATCAGCCTCTCCCTGCCGAAACGCTCCCCCCCGCGCCTTCCGGCCTCGATGATCCCGTCCGTATAGAGCAGGATCACGTCGCCGGACGAGACCACCATCTGTTTCTCGTGAAAGACGCTGAGCGGCTCCAGCCCCAGTATCGGGTCCTCCGTCCCCGCGTCCTCGAACTTCTTGTCCGCGGCCCTCCACACGAGCGGCGCGGGATGGCCCGCCGTGGTGAACTGGATCATGCGCCTGGAGCCGACGTACTGCATATACGCCATGGTTATGAACTGCTCCGACTGATAGAGGTCCTCGTAGAGGATCGAGTTTATCCTCTGCACCAGCATCGACGGCGAATATTCCGCATCGCGCTGCGCCCTTATCGCCGAGCGAAACGCGGCCATGATCAGGGCGGCGCCGATGGAGTGGCCCGATACGTCGGCGATCACGAACGAGGGCCGCTTGGCCTGAGTGACGAAACAGTCGTAGTAGTCGCCGCCCACGCGCTCGGCCGTGATCAGCCTGCCCGCGACGTCCAGCCCCTCCAGCGAGGGCGGCTCGATGGGCAGGAGCCTGTACTGGATCTGCCGCGCGATCTCCAGCTGCTGGCGAAGCTTCTCGTTCTCCGCGCGCTCTTCGCTGAGCCTGAGTATGTGCATGTAGGCCGCGGCCTGGTTCGTGAGCGTGGTGAGCAGCTTGAGGTCCTCTTTCGTAAACGGCCTGCCGTCGTTGCGATCCGTGACGTTTATCACGCCGAGAGACTCCTCGCCCACCTTCATGGGGAAGCAGGTCACCGGCGCCGACATGAGGGAGCGCGTCCGGTAGCGATCGCGTCCCGGCCCGGTCTCGGAGGCCTGGATGTCGTTGATGAGCAGCGGCTCGTGGCTGGCGAAGACGCGGCCGGATATCCCCTCGCCCACCTTGACCACGGCGCTCTGCATCACCTTCTCGTCCATCCCGCGCGCCGCCGCGATCCTGAGCATCCCGCTCTGCGCGTCGTAGGCCATGATCGAGGCCTTCTCCACGCCCAGCGACCGGACGACTTCGCCCAGCACGAGGTCGTAGACCTGGGCAGGATCGGCCGCCCGGGCGATCGCCTGACTCAGCGCGAACACTGCATCCATGGGTGTTTTTTCTGAACTCATATCGCGAGTTTCATCCTCAGTGAGTGCCTGCCGTCCTTCACCCTGCTCCGCACGCTCGTCATCATGCTCCTCATGAGGAAGAGCCCCCTGCCGTGGTCGGACATGAGGCCGGGGAGAATTTTGGAAGGGTGTCCGATCCCGCGCCCCGTGTCAACCACCTGGACCGTAGCTTCATCGTCCCTGAAGGTGATTTCGACCTTGATCGGGATCCGGCCGTCGCCTCCGTGCGCGTGGAATATCGCGTTGTCCACCGCCTCGACCAACGCAAGCTTCAGCGCGACCCTGGCGCGCCCCCCGAGCCTTCGGCCTGCGGCGGCGGCGGCCGCATCGACCCACTGGCGGAGGAAAGAGAGATAGCGCGTGTCGCTCTTTATGGTCAACGCGCAGCTGAACACACCCTCTGCAGGCATTATTATTTGTCGAACTTTCTCACGGCCGTGTTCCAGTCGGCGCAGACTTCGAAGAGGCGATGGAGCCTGGTCACCTCGAAGATCGTCTTCACCTCGTCCGACAGCGAGGCGACCTTCACATCGCCGTTGCGCTGGCGCACCCTGCGCAGCAGCGATATGAGGACTCCCAGGCCCATCGAATCGATGAAAGTGAGATTGGCGCAGTCGATGACTATCCTCGTGGATCCGGCGCCGACCAGGTCGTAAGCCACTTTCTTGAATGACGTCACAGTGTCCGCGTCCAGGCTGCCTCCGCAGTGCATGACCTGGATATCTCCCTGTTGTTTCACCTCGATGTTCATCTATGCCTCCGTTCGATGTTGAAGGGCCGTCCGTTATTTCAGCCCATATTGTTTTATCTTCCGATACATCGTGGCCTGGCCGATCTTGAGCTTCCGGGCGGCCTCGCTCACGTTCCCCAGACACCGCTTCAATGCAGCCTCTATAGCATATTTCTCCACCAGTTCCAGCGGTATGATCTTGCCTCCGTCCAGCGGCGCCATGGACGGCTCCAGCGGCAAGTCCGGGACAGCCCTGGGAGCCCCGCCCTGCTTGAAATTCCCGGGCAGGTGCTGGGGCTTCACCCGGCTGTCGTTGTGGAGCACCACCACGCGCTCGATGATGTTCTCGAGCTCCCTCACGTTCCCCGGCCAGCCGTAGTTCATCAGCATGTCCATCGCCTGCGGGGCGAAATCGAGGAAAATCTTCTCGTTCTTGGCCGAGTATCTGTCCAGGAAATGTTTGGCGAGCATGGGTATGTCCTCCTGCCTCTCCCTGAGGGGAGGCAGGTGGATCGGAACCACATTCAGCCTGTAGTAGAGGTCCTCGCGGAAACGACCCTCGGCGACATCTTTGGCGAGGTCGCGGTTCGTGGCCGTGATTATCCTCACGTCCACCTTGATGGACTCCGTGCCGCCCACCCTCGTGAAGCTCCGCTCCTGCAGGAAGCGAAGGACCTTCACCTGGAGCAGAGGATCCATCTCGCTGATCTCGTCGAGGAACAGGGTGCCGCCGTCCGCGCGCTCGCAGCTGCCCAGATATCGGCGGTCGGCGCCCGTGTACGAGCCGCGTTCGTGGCCGAAGAGTTCGTTTTCCAGGAGCTCCCGCGGGATCGCGCCGCAGTTGATGTCGAGAAACGTGCGGCCCTTCCTCTGGCTGTGGTTGTGGATGGCGTGCGCCACCAATTCTTTGCCGGTGCCGCTCTCGCCGGTGATGAGCACTGTGGCGTTGCTCTTGGCCACCATGGAGATCATCGAGTAGATCTCCTGCATACCCCGGCTGTGGCCCACCATGTCGTCGAGGCCGCGCCTCCAGCCCATCTGATTCTCGAGCAGGAACACCCTCTTCGTCAGGCTGTAGAGCCTGATCGCGTTGCCGATGGAGTGTTTGAGCTTCTCCTCGTCGACCGGCAGGGTCAGATAATCGTACGCGCCTGCCTTCATCGCCAGCACCGCATCCTCGAGCGATCCGGACCTCGCAACGACTATGACCGGGAGGTTGTCGTCCCTGCCGCGCATCCTCTCGACCATCAGCGGCGCCCCGCTCGCGTCCTTCCCCTCGAGCAGGACGATCCCGCAGTCGACCGCGCCGAGCTGCGCGTCCCATCCGGAGTCCCTGGTCTCCGCGAACGTGCATGCAAGCCCGGCGGCGTGCAACGCCGCGCCGAGAACCTTCGGCAATTCCCTTCCGTCGTGAAGCACGAAGATCGAGCTCTTTCCCATCGCGGATCCTTCCGGGCTTTACGGCTATTCCTCGGCCTCGCCCCGATATTCGCTCGTGTCTATGCCGTACCTCTTTATCAGCTTCTTGAAGTTCGAGCGATCCATGCCCGCCTTCTCGGAGGCGAACGAGATGTTGCCGTGCGCCTCCTTGAGCGTCGCGGAGATATATGCCCGGTTGAACGAGGCCATGGCCCTCTGCTTCGCCTCCTGATAGTTGAACTTGGCGAAGTCCGCGCCGCTCTCCTCGTTCATGAGATAGAACGACTCGGAGAGGAGCTTCGCCGGCAGGTCCTGCGCCGCGATCGTCTCCTGCCCGGCCAGGACCACCGCCCTCTCGATCACGTTCTCCAGCTCCCTCACGTTGCCCGTCCAGGAATAACTCTGGAGGGCCTGGAGCGCATCCACGGAGATCTTGTCCACCTTCTTCTTCATCCTCTCGGAGTATTTCCTGAGGAAGTGGAACGCGAGCAGCGGGATGTCGTCCTGCCTGTCGCGAAGCGGAGGGAGGCCCAGGTTTATGACGTTTATGCGGTAGAAGAGATCCTCGCGAAAACTGCCGTCGCGCACCATGACAGCCAGATCCCTGTTCGTCGCGGTGATGAGCCGCACGTCCACGTGGTGCACGTCGACGTCACCCACCGCCCTTATCTCGCCCTCCTGCAGGATGCGCAAAAGCTTCACCTGCACCGACGGAGGCACCTCGCCGATCTCGTCGAGGAAGATCGTTCCGCCGTCCGCCTCCTCGAACAGGCCGATCTTATCGGCGATCGCGCCGGTGAACGAACCCTTGCGGTGGCCGAAGAGCTCGCTCTCGAGCAGATAGACCGGTATCGCGGAGCAGTTTATCACCACGAATGCCTTGTCGCTTCGCCTGCTCCTCGCGTGTATCGCCCGCGCCACCAGCTCCTTGCCGGTGCCGCTCTCGCCGGTGATGAGGACCGTGGAGGTGGTGGGCGCGATGTTCTCGATGGCGTCGAAGATCTCCTGCATCCGGCGGTTTTTCCCGAGTATCCCCTCGTATGAGACGTCGTCGGGGGCGCGCCGCTCGAGCTGCCTCAGCTTCTGGGCCATGCGGAAACGGTCCATCGCCTTGTCGAGCATGATCGCCACGCGCTCTATGTCGTCGAAGGGCTTGGTGATGTAGTCGTAAGCGCCGTTCTTCATCGCGGCGACCGCGGTCTCGACCGAGCCCAAGCCCGTGATCACCACGATCTCGGTCGGTATGTTGCTCTTCTTGGCGTGGTCCAGGAGCTGCAGGCCGCTCAAGCCGGGGAGCTTTATGTCGACCGCCGCCGCCTCGAATATCTGCGCGTTGAGCTGTTCCAGCGCATCCTCTCCGCTGCGCGCCACCGAAAAGCTCCAGCCGCGATCGCGCGACAGGCGTTCGAAGACCTTCGCTATCGCGGGGTCGTCATCGACAATCAGGAGATTCTTTTCCTTGGACATATTTTATCGC from the bacterium genome contains:
- a CDS encoding STAS domain-containing protein, producing MNIEVKQQGDIQVMHCGGSLDADTVTSFKKVAYDLVGAGSTRIVIDCANLTFIDSMGLGVLISLLRRVRQRNGDVKVASLSDEVKTIFEVTRLHRLFEVCADWNTAVRKFDK
- a CDS encoding sigma-54 dependent transcriptional regulator, translated to MSKEKNLLIVDDDPAIAKVFERLSRDRGWSFSVARSGEDALEQLNAQIFEAAAVDIKLPGLSGLQLLDHAKKSNIPTEIVVITGLGSVETAVAAMKNGAYDYITKPFDDIERVAIMLDKAMDRFRMAQKLRQLERRAPDDVSYEGILGKNRRMQEIFDAIENIAPTTSTVLITGESGTGKELVARAIHARSRRSDKAFVVINCSAIPVYLLESELFGHRKGSFTGAIADKIGLFEEADGGTIFLDEIGEVPPSVQVKLLRILQEGEIRAVGDVDVHHVDVRLITATNRDLAVMVRDGSFREDLFYRINVINLGLPPLRDRQDDIPLLAFHFLRKYSERMKKKVDKISVDALQALQSYSWTGNVRELENVIERAVVLAGQETIAAQDLPAKLLSESFYLMNEESGADFAKFNYQEAKQRAMASFNRAYISATLKEAHGNISFASEKAGMDRSNFKKLIKRYGIDTSEYRGEAEE
- a CDS encoding GAF domain-containing SpoIIE family protein phosphatase, which translates into the protein MDAVFALSQAIARAADPAQVYDLVLGEVVRSLGVEKASIMAYDAQSGMLRIAAARGMDEKVMQSAVVKVGEGISGRVFASHEPLLINDIQASETGPGRDRYRTRSLMSAPVTCFPMKVGEESLGVINVTDRNDGRPFTKEDLKLLTTLTNQAAAYMHILRLSEERAENEKLRQQLEIARQIQYRLLPIEPPSLEGLDVAGRLITAERVGGDYYDCFVTQAKRPSFVIADVSGHSIGAALIMAAFRSAIRAQRDAEYSPSMLVQRINSILYEDLYQSEQFITMAYMQYVGSRRMIQFTTAGHPAPLVWRAADKKFEDAGTEDPILGLEPLSVFHEKQMVVSSGDVILLYTDGIIEAGRRGGERFGRERLMECLRDAVVGNARQIADVVVESAQSFSDPDPLRDDATALVIKIL
- the polA gene encoding DNA polymerase I; its protein translation is MAKKPKTLFLIDGANYVFRAYYAIRSLATSKGQPTNALYGFTNMLLKLMREHGPDYVAICFDTAEPTFRDELYVEYKANREAPPDDLVRQFPYVEPIVDALAIPAVKKPGFEADDLIGTLARRFASSDLNVVIVSGDKDLMQLVGPNVRILDEMKELWIGEEEVKGRFGVSPGRVVDVLSLAGDASDNVPGVPGIGAKTASKLIAQYGSLDEVLAQADRIDGKVGKAIAEHTKEALLSRQLVTIDTDVELKLDLKELERAEPDQAKMQVIFKELEFTRLLDQLAPQSSISFAKYRLVTEEKALNDVVNNIINKGVLSIDLETDSLDPMRANIAGFALAWEEGSAVYVPVGHTTLLSQQLPYDMVAQEIGALLKDGHIKKIGQNLNYDLTILRRLGFEVQGVDLDTMLASYLIDPSERHGLDPLSSRHLAHTTIRYEEVVGKGAKQRLFTEMDPEECRDYACEDADVALRLSNIFRRRIEEEKLTDLLYNMEMPLLHVLVDMQIAGMRIDSKMLAGLGKEFQEELDQLEVKIHALAGEEFNINSPKQLGEILFEKLSLPGGKRTKTGFSTSQQVLEDLAHRHELPMLVLRWRQLGKLKSTYVDSLQELVNPATGRVHTTFNQATAATGRLSSSDPNLQNIPARTDEGRRIREAFIADPGFVLISADYSQIELRVLAHLSKEEALIKAFAEGRDVHALTASGIFKVPVDKVSREQRGVGKTVNFATIYGQTSYGLAQQLDISQGEAADYIENYFAKYPKVAAYRDEVIERARKEGRVETIFGRRRFFPDIASTNGQLRQIAERMAFNTVFQGSAADIIKIAMIEVHEKLSQVSRESRLLLQVHDELVIEAPEKDAERVRDFLKNAMEQAAKLDVPLVVDTGTGPNWAAAH
- a CDS encoding ATP-binding protein, translating into MPAEGVFSCALTIKSDTRYLSFLRQWVDAAAAAAGRRLGGRARVALKLALVEAVDNAIFHAHGGDGRIPIKVEITFRDDEATVQVVDTGRGIGHPSKILPGLMSDHGRGLFLMRSMMTSVRSRVKDGRHSLRMKLAI
- a CDS encoding sigma-54 dependent transcriptional regulator, with amino-acid sequence MGKSSIFVLHDGRELPKVLGAALHAAGLACTFAETRDSGWDAQLGAVDCGIVLLEGKDASGAPLMVERMRGRDDNLPVIVVARSGSLEDAVLAMKAGAYDYLTLPVDEEKLKHSIGNAIRLYSLTKRVFLLENQMGWRRGLDDMVGHSRGMQEIYSMISMVAKSNATVLITGESGTGKELVAHAIHNHSQRKGRTFLDINCGAIPRELLENELFGHERGSYTGADRRYLGSCERADGGTLFLDEISEMDPLLQVKVLRFLQERSFTRVGGTESIKVDVRIITATNRDLAKDVAEGRFREDLYYRLNVVPIHLPPLRERQEDIPMLAKHFLDRYSAKNEKIFLDFAPQAMDMLMNYGWPGNVRELENIIERVVVLHNDSRVKPQHLPGNFKQGGAPRAVPDLPLEPSMAPLDGGKIIPLELVEKYAIEAALKRCLGNVSEAARKLKIGQATMYRKIKQYGLK
- a CDS encoding folylpolyglutamate synthase/dihydrofolate synthase family protein, whose translation is MDYRQTLTYLDSLQPNAMRMELGPVTEACHIMGDPQQGQKSVHIGGTNGKGSTAAFLSSILGKSGYRVGLYTSPHLIDVRERIQIDRRMMSAEEFASALTEIRGSLPDERMLTYFEMLTLASFMHFSRNKVDVTIYETGMGGRLDATNLVEPLAVIITPIALDHTRYLGTTLKEIAREKCGIIKRGVPTVVAYQPPDVMETIRRVCDDVGSPLVLATPDTINTPLGLDGEHQRQNAACAMEAADILSGLGFKIKDMEDALVETRWPGRLEKVRERPTVILDGAHNVAAAETLASYVRSRIPRERAVLLVGILADKDVAGIMRQLAPLFREVVCVRAPSDRAASPKDLAAVARSSDVKISVEEEVSSALEKTLGRMAPEDSLVVSGSLTVVGMAEDFFAHGKKA